The genomic region GTGTGATGTGTAGGCTTCTGTGTGCTGGCAGGATAAAGGTTGGTGCCCCAGTcatacagaaatacagcatAGCTCATGTTTGAACTGTTTTGTACATCAAAAAAATGGATCCTGAATGCACAACGCACATACTGTTTCCTTGGGGTATCTACAATGGAAAGGAACTGCAAAACTGTGCTAAAGTAAAACTTTGGAGACTACCTTTGTGATTGATGCTTAGACATGAACTTACTCAGGAAAGTTGCTATTGCTTCAACAGCTCCATTGTACACTGCAGAGCTGTGGGAGGGGGCTCTGAAATCccacagcacttggatgtaatTCACAACCTGATTGAAGCCTGCTGTAGCCAAAGCCCACCACAGGGACCAGTAAAGCAGCTTCCTAGAGCTGTAGCAATCCCTCAAGTCCCTGCTGAGCTGCACCAGTACTCTGAGCATGTGGTTTTGGGGCTTGGGCTGTTCAGcctgctgctgtggtgctggCCCCGTGTCAGCAGCCGTGCAGTCCACGTCCTGTTGCTGGCAGCTCGGAGGCCCGTTGGAAGCGAGCGTAGCCACAGCTTTCTGTGGTTGCGGGAGGGTTTCCGAGACCCCTTTTTTATGGAAGAACATGCTCTTCTGGGGCATCGGCAGGAGAAAGGAGCACAGGAATGCCAGGGAGACGGAAGCGAGGGTAATGGCGTTGAGGTGGAAGTAGGACACGTCTGCCAAGGAaaccagcagctgtcccagcacTGCGGCAACTGTGGCCGCAACAAGGGTGATGCTCCTGCAATAGCTCGTCACTCGCTGATAGCGATCGGCGCTGACGACGCTGTAGATGTAGGCGTAATAGGCGACCTCGGTGGCTGTCACCATCCCGTAGAAGAATTCCATCACCTGCATGGCCACCACGCCGTGAGCGAAGAGCAGCAAGAGCCAGGTGACGATGTAGCTGATgccctggaggaggaggacgggcTTGTAGCGCACGTAGTCTGTGATCAGGAAGACCGGGAGCAGGAGTGCGAGGTAGGAGTATGTCCAAACAGGGAAGATCTGGTTGGTAACCTAGAAGGAAATTGACTTTGCTCTGACACAAGCGTTATCTTGCATCAAATACTATTCCCTGTGGTATCTGAAAATTAATGCCTGTTTAGTTTTACTTTCCATGAGTCATTGCATACTGCTGATTACCTCTCCTCACTGCtggattagaaaaaaaagatgctctTATGGTGGGGGAACTGGAGTTGGACTTGGTATCTAGTTATTACTATGTTGTCTTCACGTATTATCTTTAAATATTGAGTGAAAAGTAAGTTCTTAATGAAACAGTATTTGAATAAGTTTCAGTTGGCCTTCAATTGCATAGATGCTccagaaataaattgttttcccTAGaatcagaatggtttgggttggaagggaccttaaaggtgaTCTAATACCAAAGCCCTACcctgccccatccagcctggtcctGAGTGCttccagggatgtggcatccacagcttctgagCCACCTCCTCCTGAGCCTCACCACCTccgtaggaaaaaaataatctccttgTATCTCACCTAAACCTACCctcctttagtttaaagcccttCCCCCTTGTGGTGTCACTGCACTCCCTAACAgacagtccctccccagctctcctgttggccccctttaggcactggcaggccactgtaagggctccccggagccttctccaggctgaacaaccccaactccctcagcctgtcgcCATCGCAGAGGTGCTCTAGCCCCTTGATcattgtggccctcctctggacttgttctagcACCTGTATTTTTCTAAAACTGATCTCCATCCAAGctggcaggtgctgagctctacACTAAAGCTCAGCATTTGCCCAGGTAGCTTTGGCTACAGCTGCAGCaggggtgtgtgtgtttcttctgGATACACATCACCAAGTGAACTCTGACCGTAAGATGTCTGTTTTGGGGATGTCTTACCTAGTAAGTGCTGGACCTGCTTGGATATTAGGTCACGATTTCTTGTTCTCGGCTTAAGCAGTTAGACTTGAATTGTTTCACGTGCTGAGAGAACAACGATAGCTGTTTATTGTTTTATGAACTAGTATGACTGGTGAGCAGCAGGATCGCTGCATCTTTCTGGGGGTTGCCTTTGTTTATCTGCACTTTAAGTGACTGAAACTTGGGGATTTAGCTCATGACAGGAGAGTGTAGCTGAAAGAGCCAGTATCTGTACTGTTCTTATTTTTGAGCTGGTTGGTGCTGAAAAGAGAATTAAGGCATTTCATCATCTTACTTATATACTTAATGTAAGAAAGCTTTCACTTCtgatttcaaaaaacaaaacgaaatacacctttttcagaggaaaaattgGGTTCATGCTATGCTGGCAGATTCTGCCTCAACTTTTACTAGTGCAAATCAGGAGTGATTTCATGCTTGCAGTTATGTGGGTGTACATAGATTGTGTTGTCTAATTCTGCCATTAGATTCATGATTCTCTTTTAATTTGTGTCCTCTTTTTATTATGAAGCATGCACCTGAAGCAACCAGTGCTGAACAGAGGAGCAGAACACAGACTATCACAgtacatgcttttaaaaaaataattaaaaattaaaaaacaacttttatgtGAATCTGACCTGCACAGACTAGACTGATGGATGCACAGAACACCTTAGTAACGTAGGTAATAATCTAACAGGTCATCAGCGGAAGTGTGCTTGGTTGCCTTATGTCTGATCACTATTTCATATTTATCGTTAGTATAGTTCCCCAATAAGTATCAATAAATCTCATtgttgctctttctttttttcttgggggGAAGGAACTGTCTGACCTGATCTTGTTGAAAGTATCAATTTCTTAAACAACAACCAAAATGGTTTCAAAGTCCAGGAATGTGGGGACTTCAGAACATAAATTGCAAAAGAGGAGAATCCTTATCCTTTTCCAGGACAATCTTACATAGGGGTATCTCGATAAAATACACCTATCTTACTGAAtgttttttctcccattcaGTTATTACTGTGAGGCTTACTGCTTTAAGGTTTCTAATTATTATGTACAAGAACAGCTGCTTACCTGTTCAATTGTTAGGTTTTTATCTGGTCCACTTAAGTAAGGAGTGAGAAAAGATTCTGATGGCCtcattgtggaaaaaaatccattcgCACAAATGATGACTGTGGGATAAATCCAGTTGCTGCCTATGGCTCCTTTCCAGCAATCCATAGTCCATGTAGAAACGTAGTGCAccagaagtttaaaaaatactgttcaCAGTTGCTAAAAATTCATTTGTAGGTTTACTTTTTAATCCACGCTGCTTCAGCTAATGCTGCTTTCACCACACTTGCTGCTAATCACAGAGAGCCTGTAAATGAGTAACTCGGATTAAGGGACATTGGTGGCAAACTCTGATCTCTGTCTTGTCTATCAAAGGTTGTTCTTACTGACTCACTTAAAATTAAGTAGATgtagtggaagaaaaaagatcCATTACAGTCTCATTTCTGAATAGATGAGAGGGCAAACTGTCAGATTAGAGCTCATTCTCAGAATGCTCAGGGAGGCGTTTTTCTAATGATTTCCTATCTGGGAGCCAAGTAGAACAACAGAAGTGCAAGACGTTTTgcagacagtaaaaaaaaaaaaaaaaaaataacatccaGATTGCAACCCGTTGTGAGCTTGGCTTCTTCAAAACACTTTAATACTCATCTTTCTTACACACTGGTTGAGTGAGTACATAGATGTAGAAACTCGCAGCCTCTTGAATCTACCTCCTCAGTCTTAAAGAGGGCTCCTGGCTTCACTTTTAAAAGTGGTgattaataaggaaaaaaaaaaaaagacttcctcTTTGTAGTTGgcagcaaaaataaagaaacttgTGTCTTTTAAGCTTATTTTACTTACTTAACACTAAGGTACCATAGGTACTATAAATAGGATGTTAAGGCAGCATTGCTGTGACCTTAGAGGAAGGTTACAAAAAACAACCCTAACATCAAAACTTGATTTTAAACGACTACCTCCGATTATCCTCCTTGTGTAAATCATTGTACTTTGTACTTAGATACAGTGATTTGTACCAAAGTAGCCTGTGTTATCCTTAACTCcttaaatttgtatttgaatTCTTGATAAgttaattacaaataaaaatatactaaaaCTCAGCCTAATGAATGACATCAGCATAAATCTTACATCCCTTCCAAATGTGCTGAGTTGAGTAGCTTTTGCACTCTTCCAACTAACCTCTAGGGCCATAAATTACCTGTCAAAGCTGGGGTTGTGGTCTGTTGTTTGTGGATGCATGTGCAGTTTCCTCCTAGGATAGGTTCCTGTACTGTAGAAGATAAGAAGACTTGTGTCGTATTAGTAAGAACTCTTAGGAAATGAACTTGATAAAAAGTTAACAGCACTAAATAATAATTCATCTCAACTTTTCTTGCTTGCAGAACTTCCTCATAAAGAGTGCAGGGGAAGCCTTCTACTTTATAGGTTTTGTCAGCAAGTGACTCTAAGATAAAGGATTAAGACTCACAGTTCTTAATAATGATTAATTAAAATTGACAGGGCAAGAAAGCAATTACTTGATTACCTTTTTATGTTAATGAGTACCTCTTAAAGGTGTATCCTTCAGTTTGTGGATAAGAATATAACAGCACATGTTTTAAAGCTTGGGCTGACATAGGTTTTTCCTGGGCATAACACCGAGACCTCTGGGCTCAGTTTTCTGACTGCCTTCGATGTGGGTGTGTGGGGAGGTAGGACACAGAAAACTTCCTAATGTTACTTGGCCAGAAATTACATCAAAGGACCAGTCTGTCACTTTTCTTAATGACAAAAAGTTTCTAAAgtatctaaaaacaaaacaaaaaaacatagctGCAGAAAGCCTCAGAAGtagttttgctttccttcagcaATTTTTGACTGGGCTTCCTACTTCTCCCATGGCTCATCAGAAGAGGGAGCTGGCCCTGAAGTCCGCACGTGGGCTGAGGGTTGGGTATTGACCAACCCCATGGCCCTGGCAGGAGTGGCCCCACACACTATTTGGAGTTTTTGTGaggttttgttttacagttatGGAAACCTCTCACTCTGCTTCTAGCCTGTAGTGCTAGAAGCGTTCAGGGAAGCGAGGCATGTTCTGTCTCCATGTTTCATGCTCGCTCTTTACAAATGGTTTTTTGAGAAATGAAAACATGGAGACAATGCTGCTGGGTAAGTCAACCGGCCTACTGCAAGGTGGCTGCTGACTGGCATTTCTCTGGTAACCCACACAGTGCTTGGTTGATGTCTACTGACTTTGAATAGAAATACGCAGTTTTCTTGCTGGCATGGCCAAAACTGGCCTTCCCAGCTTGCTGGATGGTATCATGGTGAAGACGTGTCTCCAAAACCACTGGTGTTTCAAAGGTAGTTAGTGATGCACTGAGATGGGGCTGTAGCTACGGGGAGCAATGTGTTCCACTTCAGTTTTTGTAGTTCTGTGGAATTTTTGGTCACCCTGGGAGGAAAGACGAGCTCTTAATACTAAACACAACTGCATGCAAGAGGAGGTGGATTTCTTCAGTATCCTTCTGCAGATCAAATAGCCTGCCAGACCCAAACTATGGCCTCTCCAAAATGTGTGCATTGTGTGTGAATGCACAGGTGGATGTGCATCTTGCTATTTTGGATGAAATCTGATTACTGGGTTAACGTTGATTTGCAGCTGAAAACTCAAGGTAACATGAGGCTTTACCTTTCTTTTGCTGTAGTTTGTAATTTCACTGCGTCACGTCCTTCCTGACACTCCTCAGAGCTTCCCTATCCCTCCTCCGCTCCCGAATGCTCCTCCAAAATCCCAACCCCATAACCTTTTGTAGAGGGAGAACAGGTATCCAAATATAAACCGTATACATGTTTAAAGACTTTTCTGAAGACAGGGTTCTCTATAGCTGAAAACTGAATATATTGTCTGCTTGGTTCTTCTGCTCTTCAGTGGCAATACAGAGAAGACAGATTTGACCAGTTCAGaacttttactgtttttttatcaattttaaatactaagttttttttttcatttaagcaCAAATTCTAGTTAGCTGCCAGTCCAGAACTTGCATCTGTGTTTGtaagtaaaagcctcaaaagaggTTTTCTATTCATGAGGTAATACAAAGTAGTCCATGCTCTATTGGACTTCTGTCCCCCAGGCAGGAAT from Anas platyrhynchos isolate ZD024472 breed Pekin duck chromosome 9, IASCAAS_PekinDuck_T2T, whole genome shotgun sequence harbors:
- the LOC140003180 gene encoding thiamine transporter 2-like isoform X1 gives rise to the protein MDCWKGAIGSNWIYPTVIICANGFFSTMRPSESFLTPYLSGPDKNLTIEQVTNQIFPVWTYSYLALLLPVFLITDYVRYKPVLLLQGISYIVTWLLLLFAHGVVAMQVMEFFYGMVTATEVAYYAYIYSVVSADRYQRVTSYCRSITLVAATVAAVLGQLLVSLADVSYFHLNAITLASVSLAFLCSFLLPMPQKSMFFHKKGVSETLPQPQKAVATLASNGPPSCQQQDVDCTAADTGPAPQQQAEQPKPQNHMLRVLVQLSRDLRDCYSSRKLLYWSLWWALATAGFNQVVNYIQVLWDFRAPSHSSAVYNGAVEAIATFLSSVTSFMVAYVKVNWDLFGELALGIFSTIDAGSLFLMHFTTNIWSCYAGYLIFKASYMLLITIATFQIAVNLSMERYALMFGLNNFIALVIQTILTVVVVDSRGLGLNIVTQLLRSHSRDFLDQKHLHASFKQMQKENSKIMERASEPCRTRTKRADCDWLYDPAVGVKQRLTAWLSWEKSSYCSIQRTAMQEERTTQP
- the LOC140003180 gene encoding thiamine transporter 2-like isoform X2; translation: MDCWKGAIGSNWIYPTVIICANGFFSTMRPSESFLTPYLSGPDKNLTIEQVTNQIFPVWTYSYLALLLPVFLITDYVRYKPVLLLQGISYIVTWLLLLFAHGVVAMQVMEFFYGMVTATEVAYYAYIYSVVSADRYQRVTSYCRSITLVAATVAAVLGQLLVSLADVSYFHLNAITLASVSLAFLCSFLLPMPQKSMFFHKKGVSETLPQPQKAVATLASNGPPSCQQQDVDCTAADTGPAPQQQAEQPKPQNHMLRVLVQLSRDLRDCYSSRKLLYWSLWWALATAGFNQVVNYIQVLWDFRAPSHSSAVYNGAVEAIATFLSSVTSFMVAYVKVNWDLFGELALGIFSTIDAGSLFLMHFTTNIWSCYAGYLIFKASYMLLITIATFQIAVNLSMERYALMFGLNNFIALVIQTILTVVVVDSRGLGLNIVTQFLIYGSYFAVIAGIFLIRSIYMLLSSKCRRKIARSWKEPLNLAEHEPKEQTVIGYMTRL